The following proteins are encoded in a genomic region of Amycolatopsis sulphurea:
- a CDS encoding sensor histidine kinase, translating into MSGELSATAATLVRRQWPVAVVLLVLIAADLTGTSSWTAGTFIAVTQMLVTCVLAVLSVLHPQRVAILAALAVIIGSALLTSVEHGSVGLHVASLASLVVVAAEVIGSNPATAAGGAAAVLIAASGVQFGMLGVAAGIRPVELTGFGLALCAGSVLGGLFLRGRVADRARAAAAEVAAARQAERLAMAREVHDVVAHHVTSIVVTANAQRWANRDDGTGSPFVELIVREGTAALEATRQLVQTLRFEESPGSTDLADAVAQAARRCAVPVDVRIDLPGRLPGELQSSALRIVTESLTNVSRHARDATRAVVEIAVTGAGRLCVRVCDDGAPGTRGRPERRRGYGIIGMVERAQLHGGELHAGRSDTGWEVEAMLPVRRP; encoded by the coding sequence GTGTCGGGTGAGCTGAGCGCGACGGCGGCCACGCTGGTGCGTCGCCAGTGGCCGGTCGCGGTGGTGCTGCTGGTCCTGATCGCGGCCGACCTCACCGGCACCAGCTCGTGGACCGCGGGCACCTTCATCGCGGTCACGCAGATGCTCGTCACCTGTGTGCTCGCCGTGCTCTCGGTGCTGCATCCCCAGCGCGTCGCGATCCTCGCCGCGCTGGCCGTGATCATCGGCAGCGCGCTGCTCACCAGCGTCGAACACGGCTCGGTGGGCCTCCACGTCGCCAGCCTGGCCAGTCTCGTGGTCGTCGCGGCCGAGGTGATCGGCTCGAATCCGGCCACGGCCGCCGGGGGCGCGGCCGCGGTGCTGATCGCGGCGTCGGGCGTGCAGTTCGGCATGCTCGGGGTGGCCGCCGGGATCCGGCCGGTCGAACTCACCGGATTCGGGCTGGCGTTGTGCGCGGGCAGCGTGCTCGGCGGGCTGTTCCTGCGTGGCCGGGTCGCCGATCGGGCCAGGGCCGCCGCCGCGGAGGTCGCCGCGGCCCGCCAGGCGGAGCGGCTGGCGATGGCCCGCGAGGTGCACGACGTGGTGGCGCACCACGTGACCAGCATCGTGGTCACCGCGAACGCGCAGCGCTGGGCGAACCGGGACGACGGGACCGGCTCGCCGTTCGTCGAGCTGATCGTGCGCGAGGGTACTGCGGCACTCGAAGCGACCCGTCAGCTCGTCCAGACCCTGCGGTTCGAGGAGAGCCCGGGCAGTACCGATCTCGCCGACGCCGTGGCGCAGGCCGCCAGGCGCTGCGCGGTGCCGGTGGACGTGCGGATCGATCTACCCGGACGGCTGCCGGGCGAGCTGCAGAGTTCCGCGCTGCGCATCGTCACCGAGTCGCTCACCAACGTCAGCCGGCACGCGCGGGACGCCACCCGGGCCGTCGTCGAGATCGCTGTCACCGGCGCAGGGCGGCTTTGCGTGCGGGTGTGCGACGACGGGGCGCCGGGCACGCGGGGCCGCCCGGAGCGGCGCCGGGGATACGGCATCATCGGCATGGTCGAGCGGGCGCAGCTGCACGGAGGCGAGCTGCACGCGGGCCGGTCGGACACCGGCTGGGAGGTCGAGGCGATGCTGCCGGTGCGCAGGCCGTGA
- a CDS encoding cytochrome P450: MTDQPGMPDMPMHMRRCGVDPVPELHACRARAELSTVDTEFGQPAFLVTRYEDVRAVLGDSTRFSNAADFSRRRGAEPASPEQLARARAGNILVQDPPEHTRLRRLLAREFTQARMRDLRPRIEQIVDARLDALAAAGRPADLVTEFAMPIPLLVICELFAVPEADRAEFQARSGRLFDVSLETGSRLAAARENREYMASLAAAALAAPGDDILGRLVRDHPDELTRDELTGIATLVLVAGHETTASMLALGTQALLWHPGQLALVRDDPAAVRPAVEELLRWLSVVHSATLRLTTAEIRLQNTTVPEGSLVLCSLPAANRDPAYTPDPDRLDIRRGRATHVAFGHGLHHCLGAPLARTQLETALPRLFRRFPGLAPVAAEPEYSPYAVVYGARKLPVTW; encoded by the coding sequence ATGACCGACCAGCCCGGAATGCCGGACATGCCGATGCACATGCGGCGATGCGGGGTCGACCCGGTGCCGGAACTCCACGCCTGCCGTGCGCGGGCCGAGCTGTCCACTGTGGACACCGAGTTCGGGCAACCGGCCTTCCTCGTCACCCGGTACGAGGACGTGCGCGCGGTGCTCGGGGACAGCACCCGCTTCAGCAACGCCGCTGACTTCTCGCGCCGGCGCGGCGCCGAACCGGCCTCGCCCGAGCAGCTCGCCCGGGCCCGGGCGGGCAACATCCTGGTGCAGGACCCGCCGGAGCACACCCGGCTGCGCCGGTTGCTGGCCAGGGAATTCACCCAGGCCCGGATGCGGGATCTGCGGCCGCGCATCGAGCAGATCGTGGACGCCCGGCTGGACGCGCTGGCCGCCGCGGGCCGGCCGGCGGACCTGGTCACGGAGTTCGCGATGCCGATCCCACTGCTCGTGATCTGCGAGCTGTTCGCGGTCCCGGAAGCCGACCGCGCGGAGTTCCAGGCCCGCTCGGGCCGCCTGTTCGACGTCTCGCTGGAGACCGGGAGCCGGCTGGCCGCGGCGCGGGAGAACCGGGAGTACATGGCATCGCTGGCCGCGGCGGCGCTGGCCGCACCGGGCGACGACATCCTGGGCAGGCTGGTCCGCGACCATCCGGACGAACTCACCCGCGACGAGCTGACCGGCATCGCCACCCTGGTGCTGGTGGCCGGGCACGAGACCACGGCGAGCATGCTCGCGCTCGGCACTCAGGCCCTGCTGTGGCATCCCGGCCAGCTGGCGCTCGTCCGGGACGACCCGGCGGCCGTCCGGCCCGCGGTGGAGGAGCTGCTGCGCTGGCTGTCGGTCGTTCATTCGGCGACGCTGCGGCTGACCACCGCGGAGATCCGGCTGCAGAACACCACCGTGCCCGAGGGCAGCCTCGTCCTGTGCTCGCTGCCGGCAGCCAACCGCGATCCCGCGTACACCCCGGATCCGGACCGGCTGGACATCCGGCGCGGCCGGGCGACGCACGTCGCGTTCGGGCACGGCTTGCACCACTGCCTCGGCGCGCCATTGGCCCGGACACAGCTGGAAACGGCGCTGCCACGGCTGTTCCGCCGGTTCCCCGGACTCGCGCCGGTCGCCGCTGAACCCGAGTACTCTCCGTACGCGGTAGTCTACGGAGCGCGGAAGCTGCCGGTTACCTGGTGA
- a CDS encoding flavoprotein — protein MTRPEPPPEIADQLAGQRFLVIGTGAPAVSALPAGVLELEALTGGGPIRIALTRQSLRFLTRTTLTAVTGRKAFVDEWGTDEPLNPDHVDIAQWATVILVYPATLHFLSKLALGQCDTPVMLALQCTTAPIVLAPSLPPGGFESAAYRDHRQRLESRPHIRIAEPRAGYSMRTGADNVGAPCPFGELLPLVTALLAERGQR, from the coding sequence ATGACCCGGCCCGAACCACCCCCGGAGATCGCCGATCAGCTTGCCGGGCAACGGTTCCTGGTGATCGGCACCGGAGCGCCCGCCGTCTCCGCGCTGCCCGCGGGGGTGCTGGAGCTGGAGGCGCTCACCGGCGGCGGGCCGATCCGGATCGCGCTCACCCGCCAGAGCCTGCGCTTCCTGACGAGGACCACGCTCACCGCGGTGACCGGGCGCAAGGCCTTCGTCGACGAATGGGGGACGGACGAGCCGCTGAACCCGGATCACGTGGACATCGCGCAGTGGGCCACCGTGATCCTCGTGTACCCGGCGACGCTGCACTTCCTGTCGAAGCTGGCGCTGGGCCAGTGCGACACCCCGGTCATGCTGGCGCTGCAATGCACCACCGCGCCGATCGTGCTGGCGCCTTCGCTGCCGCCGGGCGGGTTCGAAAGCGCCGCCTACCGGGATCACCGGCAGCGCCTCGAATCCCGGCCGCACATCCGCATCGCCGAGCCGCGAGCCGGGTACAGCATGCGGACGGGGGCGGACAACGTCGGCGCGCCCTGCCCGTTCGGCGAGCTGCTCCCGCTCGTCACGGCGCTGCTGGCGGAACGGGGCCAAAGATGA
- a CDS encoding type 2 lanthipeptide synthetase LanM family protein, protein MIPGSVARSSFLHERIAVPRDGAEPDPGEMRRWRDSAYLDEKTFHRRLSAAGHTAESFATLITAVSYRAADTVPDWPGELRAALAAMPFSRDEPRKTRLYGETYDELLFAGVVRPISDHYAARLAVELHRSPLKHPCAPTVLGALAMDLDDLLVTVVHRPLITEVHRFREAGLLRGATSRDRYLDYDTRILADPGYLAGLWRRYPVLGRMLVEAGRTWLESSREVLRRFDQDHVLVRKTELLPVDAGPLVAIRPGLGDRHHHGRTASLLEFEDGSRLVYKPRPVEPEQLYARAVEVLNGLTGSGLRAAKVLARPGYGWCEHVAREDAAEPAALDRFYRRLGAVLAVLHVFGTTDLHTGNLIAAADQPVPIDLETVFQPPDTPGPEATGAYDRAVDLLGRSVLATAMLPQRAFGDGVSPGADFSAIGGGGRCRSARPLPWLTGAFTDEPAIEARHRELGESSGRPTVGGVPATPGPHAPAILSGFTEAYDAIAGHRDVFAALVGEFASTPIRVVLRNTRRYDLFLYEARHPRHLRDGKDQDELLDKLWTAVLDRPSLAPVVESERRQLLAGDIPSFTCRADSRHLRAENTVVAPDYWAEPPIRHVERTLAGLGGTHRAVQLQIIADSLSALPGCPPALGETVPSAGGSSVAELAEAGLDQVAEGALTGRDDVTWIGIGLDGAADESLTFKPLTTSLYDGLAGMALVYTHAAALTGSARHADLGRRALQPVLAELTRFAESGGSLPLGAYAGLAGALYTVDQVGRCTADDAHRALVAAVAGRLYDAVRITTSPDLISGVAGCLAVIATLETRTEVEQATLAKLAAVCVERLGELAVPAGGGVGWAPRPGDPLLGGFSHGSAGVGWALLRAGDRFDDPSAMELGLRGLTYDASLRIPGRPVWRDLRDFPDNTGSGQRHPTLWCHGATGIGISRLLAYRITGEQRFREEAAAAVTAVAEAGALPGQSLCHGTAGSIEFLTLAAQVLDGDPAADLAARHRALLLRGLCTGIRAEGFTFGKVSGTNAPGLMMGKAGVCLTLLRAAWPGRVPSPLWLAAGPEGEG, encoded by the coding sequence GTGATTCCCGGAAGCGTGGCGAGGTCGAGTTTTCTGCATGAGCGGATCGCCGTGCCCCGGGACGGCGCCGAACCCGATCCCGGCGAAATGCGCCGGTGGCGGGATTCCGCGTATCTCGACGAAAAGACTTTTCACCGGCGGCTGAGCGCGGCCGGGCACACCGCGGAATCGTTCGCCACGCTCATCACCGCGGTGAGTTATCGCGCCGCGGACACGGTGCCCGACTGGCCGGGCGAGCTGCGCGCCGCGCTGGCGGCGATGCCGTTTTCCCGGGACGAACCGCGGAAGACCCGGCTGTACGGGGAAACCTACGACGAGCTGCTGTTCGCCGGGGTGGTCCGCCCGATCTCCGATCACTATGCGGCGCGGCTCGCCGTCGAGCTGCACCGGTCGCCGCTGAAGCATCCCTGTGCGCCCACGGTGCTCGGGGCGCTGGCCATGGATCTGGACGACCTGCTCGTCACGGTGGTGCACCGGCCGCTGATCACCGAGGTGCACCGGTTCCGGGAGGCCGGGCTGCTTCGGGGTGCCACCTCACGGGATCGCTACCTCGACTACGACACCCGGATCCTGGCCGATCCGGGATATCTCGCCGGGCTCTGGCGCCGGTATCCGGTGCTCGGCCGGATGCTCGTCGAAGCGGGCCGCACCTGGCTGGAGTCGAGTCGCGAGGTGCTGCGCCGGTTCGATCAGGACCACGTCCTGGTGCGGAAGACGGAGCTGCTGCCGGTGGACGCGGGCCCGCTGGTCGCGATCCGGCCGGGCCTGGGGGACCGGCATCATCACGGCCGGACGGCGAGCCTGCTGGAATTCGAGGACGGCTCCCGGCTGGTCTACAAGCCGCGGCCGGTCGAGCCCGAGCAGCTTTACGCCCGCGCCGTCGAAGTCCTCAATGGACTGACCGGATCCGGGTTGCGGGCCGCGAAGGTGCTGGCCCGTCCCGGATACGGCTGGTGCGAACACGTGGCGAGGGAGGATGCCGCGGAACCGGCCGCGCTCGACCGGTTCTACCGCCGGCTCGGCGCGGTACTGGCCGTGCTGCACGTGTTCGGCACCACCGATCTGCACACCGGCAATCTCATCGCGGCCGCCGATCAGCCGGTGCCGATCGACCTCGAGACTGTCTTCCAGCCGCCGGACACCCCGGGTCCGGAGGCCACCGGCGCCTACGACCGGGCCGTGGACCTGCTGGGGCGCAGTGTGCTCGCCACGGCGATGCTGCCGCAGCGGGCATTCGGGGACGGGGTCAGCCCCGGGGCGGACTTCAGCGCGATCGGCGGTGGGGGACGATGCCGCTCGGCCCGTCCGCTGCCGTGGCTTACCGGCGCGTTCACCGACGAGCCCGCGATCGAGGCGCGCCATCGTGAACTCGGCGAGTCGTCCGGGCGACCCACGGTGGGCGGCGTGCCCGCGACGCCCGGGCCGCACGCGCCGGCGATCCTGTCCGGCTTCACCGAGGCCTACGACGCCATCGCTGGGCATCGGGACGTATTCGCCGCGCTGGTCGGGGAATTCGCCTCGACGCCGATCCGGGTGGTCCTGCGCAACACCCGGCGTTACGACCTGTTCCTCTACGAAGCCCGGCACCCGCGTCATCTGCGGGACGGCAAGGACCAGGACGAGCTGCTCGACAAGCTGTGGACCGCGGTGCTCGACCGGCCGTCGCTGGCGCCGGTGGTCGAGTCCGAACGCCGTCAGCTGCTCGCCGGCGACATCCCCAGCTTCACCTGCCGGGCCGATTCCCGGCATCTGCGGGCCGAGAACACCGTGGTGGCCCCGGATTACTGGGCCGAGCCGCCGATCCGTCACGTGGAGCGGACCCTGGCCGGGCTCGGCGGCACGCATCGCGCGGTCCAGCTGCAGATCATCGCCGACTCGCTGTCCGCGCTGCCGGGTTGCCCGCCCGCTTTGGGGGAAACGGTGCCGTCGGCCGGGGGCTCCTCGGTGGCCGAGCTGGCCGAAGCAGGTCTGGACCAGGTGGCGGAAGGCGCGCTGACCGGCCGCGACGACGTCACCTGGATCGGCATCGGCCTGGACGGAGCCGCCGACGAATCCCTCACCTTCAAGCCGCTGACCACCTCGCTCTACGACGGGCTCGCCGGTATGGCGCTGGTCTACACGCATGCGGCGGCGCTCACCGGGTCCGCTCGCCACGCCGACCTCGGCCGGCGGGCCTTGCAGCCGGTCCTCGCCGAGCTGACGCGCTTCGCCGAGTCCGGTGGCAGCCTTCCGCTCGGCGCCTATGCCGGGCTGGCCGGCGCGCTGTACACAGTGGACCAAGTGGGCCGATGCACGGCAGACGACGCACACCGCGCGCTGGTAGCGGCCGTCGCCGGACGTCTGTACGACGCGGTCCGGATCACCACCTCACCGGACCTGATCTCCGGCGTCGCGGGCTGTCTCGCGGTCATCGCCACACTGGAGACTCGCACGGAGGTCGAGCAGGCGACGCTGGCGAAGCTGGCCGCGGTGTGCGTGGAACGGCTCGGGGAGCTGGCCGTGCCCGCCGGCGGTGGCGTCGGCTGGGCGCCCCGCCCCGGCGACCCGTTGCTCGGTGGATTTTCCCACGGCAGCGCCGGAGTCGGCTGGGCGCTGCTGCGCGCGGGCGACCGGTTCGACGACCCGTCCGCCATGGAACTGGGCCTGCGGGGCCTCACCTACGACGCGTCGCTCCGGATTCCCGGCCGTCCGGTGTGGCGGGATCTGCGCGATTTCCCGGACAACACCGGCAGCGGCCAGCGGCATCCGACGTTGTGGTGCCACGGCGCGACCGGGATCGGAATCTCGCGCCTGCTGGCCTACCGGATCACCGGCGAACAACGGTTCCGGGAGGAAGCCGCGGCGGCGGTGACCGCGGTCGCCGAGGCGGGTGCGCTGCCCGGTCAGTCCTTGTGCCACGGCACCGCCGGCTCGATCGAGTTCCTCACGCTCGCCGCGCAGGTGCTCGACGGCGACCCGGCGGCCGATCTCGCGGCGCGGCACCGGGCACTCCTGCTGCGCGGCCTGTGCACCGGGATCCGGGCGGAGGGGTTCACCTTCGGCAAGGTCAGCGGCACCAACGCGCCCGGCCTGATGATGGGCAAGGCGGGGGTCTGCCTGACCCTGCTGCGAGCCGCGTGGCCGGGGCGGGTGCCGTCGCCGCTGTGGCTCGCGGCCGGCCCGGAGGGGGAGGGGTGA
- a CDS encoding ABC transporter permease — MKRLLLANLRGNYRRMLLAALATLLGSAFVAGTLVLGDTLQATVDSQVVGNAAKVSAVATTENQLRPLPPESLGRIAGLPGVRQADGMVSGDVTVLGADGRPRRDAPVGFSTTLRTTLSGGRLPAAGETVLADQTATALGVQIGGTVSVLDFAGGQPRQFRVSGTANVRGQGDFSLHGAMGFTEADARAVTGKTGYAEIDVAGADPAALVPAMRTAIGNGPYRVVDGQDFARDQAAGSGVDPVVLRAGLVLFAIVALFVAGFVIYNTFIILVAQRTRELALTRCLGASRGQVFRAVLAESAIVGAVASLLGSALGVGVAWLLMPIVNSLGGAVAMDSLSVGPGALLLSFAAGTLATVGAALVPARVATATKPVSALTAGQEPSAGGKLGWVRRVLAAGLGVAGLLAALAGLSGGNGQSGLVLVGLGGILFFLGTVAAGPALVRILVRAAGFPLRRALGVPGRLAAGNALRKPRRSATTALALVIGITLTAGITVITSSLESSVDVGIGQALPADFLIQRPGANNGPVIPRAVAGQLQAAPGAVVTEVREAPAVAKDGETMVSTLAGAIRPKVLSGSLDGLRDGGVALRPERAQDLGVRAGDTVGFRIGDRTVAMPVAAVVTGPAVPRTIVSPDRFDALFPGTGDALVLVDFAAGTSPADARAVVDAATAAFPTARVTSTYDAHDQLAQTLGQVTSFVTALLALAIVISLLGISNTMTLSVLERTRETAVLRALGFPIAKIRGMLTTEALLLGLIGGVLGVVLGTAFGLAAAHVINTRITLTVPWGVLIALVAGAGAAAALASLLPTRNATRISVVAALADE, encoded by the coding sequence GTGAAGCGGCTGCTCCTGGCGAATCTGCGCGGCAACTACCGGCGGATGCTGCTGGCCGCGCTCGCCACGCTGCTCGGATCCGCGTTCGTCGCGGGCACGCTGGTGCTCGGGGACACTCTTCAGGCCACTGTGGACAGTCAGGTGGTCGGGAACGCGGCCAAGGTGTCCGCGGTCGCCACCACGGAGAACCAGCTGCGCCCGCTGCCGCCGGAATCGCTCGGCCGGATCGCCGGTCTCCCCGGAGTGCGCCAGGCGGACGGCATGGTGAGCGGGGACGTCACCGTGCTCGGCGCCGACGGCCGTCCGCGCCGGGACGCGCCGGTCGGCTTCTCCACCACCCTGCGGACGACGTTGTCCGGCGGCCGGCTGCCCGCCGCCGGGGAGACGGTGCTCGCCGATCAGACCGCGACCGCGCTCGGCGTGCAGATCGGCGGTACGGTGTCGGTGCTCGATTTCGCCGGCGGGCAGCCGCGGCAGTTCCGCGTGTCCGGCACGGCAAACGTGCGCGGGCAGGGGGATTTCTCCTTGCACGGGGCGATGGGCTTCACCGAAGCGGACGCCCGCGCGGTCACCGGGAAGACCGGCTACGCGGAGATCGACGTCGCCGGTGCCGACCCCGCCGCGCTCGTCCCCGCGATGCGCACGGCGATCGGGAACGGGCCGTACCGGGTCGTCGACGGCCAGGACTTCGCCCGTGACCAGGCCGCGGGCAGCGGTGTCGATCCGGTGGTGCTGCGCGCCGGGCTGGTGCTGTTCGCGATCGTGGCCCTGTTCGTGGCCGGGTTCGTCATCTACAACACGTTCATCATCCTGGTCGCGCAGCGGACCCGGGAACTCGCGCTCACCCGGTGCCTCGGTGCCTCCCGCGGGCAGGTGTTCCGCGCGGTGCTCGCCGAGTCCGCGATCGTCGGTGCGGTGGCGTCGCTCCTCGGGAGCGCGCTGGGCGTCGGGGTCGCCTGGCTCCTCATGCCGATCGTGAACTCCCTCGGCGGCGCGGTCGCGATGGACTCCCTCTCGGTCGGCCCGGGCGCGCTGCTGCTCAGCTTCGCCGCGGGCACCCTCGCGACGGTGGGGGCCGCGCTGGTCCCGGCCCGGGTGGCGACCGCGACGAAACCGGTCAGCGCGTTGACCGCGGGTCAGGAGCCCTCGGCGGGCGGCAAGCTGGGCTGGGTGCGCCGGGTGCTCGCCGCCGGGCTCGGCGTGGCAGGGCTGCTCGCCGCGCTGGCCGGGCTGTCCGGCGGCAACGGCCAGTCCGGGCTGGTCCTGGTCGGGCTGGGCGGGATCCTGTTCTTCCTCGGCACGGTGGCGGCCGGGCCGGCGCTGGTCCGGATCCTGGTGCGGGCGGCCGGATTCCCCTTGCGCCGGGCGCTGGGCGTGCCCGGCAGGCTCGCCGCCGGCAATGCCCTGCGCAAGCCCCGCCGCTCCGCCACCACCGCGCTGGCGCTGGTCATCGGGATCACGCTGACCGCGGGGATCACCGTGATCACGAGTTCGCTGGAGTCCTCTGTGGACGTCGGCATCGGGCAGGCGCTGCCCGCGGACTTCCTGATCCAGCGTCCCGGCGCGAACAACGGGCCGGTCATCCCGCGGGCGGTGGCCGGGCAGCTGCAGGCGGCTCCCGGCGCGGTCGTCACCGAGGTCCGCGAGGCGCCGGCCGTGGCGAAGGACGGCGAGACCATGGTGAGCACCCTCGCCGGGGCGATCCGGCCGAAGGTGCTCAGCGGATCGCTGGACGGGCTCCGCGACGGCGGGGTCGCCCTGCGGCCGGAGCGGGCGCAGGACCTCGGGGTGCGGGCCGGGGACACCGTCGGCTTCCGGATCGGGGACCGCACCGTCGCGATGCCGGTCGCGGCGGTGGTGACCGGACCGGCGGTGCCCCGCACGATCGTGTCCCCGGACCGGTTCGACGCGCTGTTCCCCGGCACCGGTGACGCGCTGGTCCTCGTCGACTTCGCCGCCGGGACCAGCCCGGCCGACGCCAGGGCGGTGGTCGACGCGGCCACCGCGGCCTTCCCGACCGCGCGGGTCACCTCCACCTACGACGCGCACGACCAGCTCGCCCAGACCCTCGGCCAGGTCACGTCCTTCGTCACCGCGCTGCTGGCGCTGGCGATCGTCATCTCCCTGCTGGGTATTTCCAACACGATGACGCTGTCGGTGCTCGAACGGACCCGGGAGACCGCGGTCCTGCGTGCGCTGGGGTTCCCGATCGCCAAGATCCGGGGGATGCTGACCACCGAGGCACTGCTGCTCGGGCTGATCGGCGGGGTGCTCGGGGTCGTGCTCGGCACGGCGTTCGGGCTCGCCGCGGCGCACGTCATCAACACCCGGATCACGCTGACCGTGCCGTGGGGGGTGCTGATCGCACTCGTCGCCGGAGCCGGGGCGGCGGCCGCGCTCGCCTCCCTGCTGCCCACCCGGAATGCGACCAGGATTTCCGTGGTCGCGGCGCTGGCCGACGAATGA
- a CDS encoding ABC transporter ATP-binding protein: MIHTNLSSPPQATTTATVRARGVRKSYGTGPGLVEALRGVDVSFHPRMFTALMGPSGSGKSTLLHCLAGLDSVTSGSVEIHGTKLEQLNDAGLTALRRDRIGFIFQSFNLLPTLTARENILLPLEIAGKPVDERLFDHVVRIVGLTDRLGHRPSEMSGGQQQRVAVARAMIARPEVIFADEPTGNLDSVSRTDVLRFLQASVRELGQMIVMVTHDPFAAACADRVVFLRDGLVAGELLRPTEEQVLDTMKALGRAVRR; the protein is encoded by the coding sequence GTGATCCACACCAACTTGTCGAGCCCACCGCAGGCCACCACCACCGCCACGGTCCGGGCGCGCGGCGTCCGCAAGAGCTACGGCACCGGGCCCGGCCTCGTCGAGGCGCTGCGCGGGGTCGACGTGTCGTTCCACCCCAGGATGTTCACCGCGCTGATGGGACCGTCGGGCTCGGGCAAGTCCACGCTGCTGCACTGCCTGGCCGGGCTGGACTCGGTCACCTCGGGCAGTGTGGAGATCCACGGGACCAAGCTGGAGCAGCTGAACGACGCCGGGCTGACCGCGCTGCGCCGGGACCGGATCGGGTTCATCTTCCAGAGCTTCAACCTGCTGCCCACACTGACCGCGCGGGAGAACATCCTGCTGCCGCTGGAGATCGCCGGGAAACCGGTGGACGAACGGCTGTTCGACCACGTGGTCCGGATCGTCGGCCTCACCGACCGGCTCGGCCACCGGCCCTCGGAGATGTCCGGCGGCCAGCAGCAGCGGGTGGCGGTGGCGCGCGCGATGATCGCCCGGCCGGAGGTCATCTTCGCGGACGAGCCGACCGGCAACCTCGATTCGGTGTCCCGTACCGACGTGCTGCGCTTCCTGCAGGCCTCGGTGCGGGAGCTGGGGCAGATGATCGTCATGGTGACGCACGACCCGTTCGCCGCGGCCTGCGCCGATCGCGTGGTCTTCCTGCGCGACGGCCTGGTCGCCGGCGAGCTGCTGCGCCCCACCGAGGAACAGGTGCTCGACACCATGAAGGCGCTCGGACGGGCGGTCCGCCGGTGA